A window of Gemmatimonadota bacterium contains these coding sequences:
- a CDS encoding prepilin-type N-terminal cleavage/methylation domain-containing protein, translated as MRARQGFTLIEIVIAMAILLIVMLTLVTLTGRTVHITTISEREQAAIQLATDRTDEVRTNPNYAGLDSIYAGTQTNFATLQGFVRTTTIVRTNSGGHDYKKVTVRVTGPGLLSAVSRTITVAAP; from the coding sequence ATGCGCGCACGCCAAGGGTTCACCCTCATCGAGATCGTCATCGCGATGGCGATCCTCCTCATCGTGATGCTGACGCTCGTCACGCTGACGGGCCGCACGGTGCACATCACGACGATCTCCGAGCGCGAGCAGGCCGCGATCCAGCTCGCGACCGACCGCACCGACGAGGTGCGCACCAATCCGAACTACGCCGGGCTCGACAGCATCTATGCCGGGACGCAGACCAACTTCGCAACGCTGCAGGGATTCGTGCGGACGACGACCATCGTTCGCACGAACAGCGGCGGGCACGACTACAAGAAGGTCACGGTACGCGTGACCGGACCGGGACTCCTCTCGGCCGTCTCGCGTACGATCACGGTGGCGGCCCCATGA
- a CDS encoding prepilin-type N-terminal cleavage/methylation domain-containing protein — protein MTASRLRQRRGMTLIEMIVSLLIFSFVTAGAMLLLKSESRSFSLGSERVAMYQNGRFAINEMEKDLRTSGAGAPDIQPQLIYIADSVIVFNANYWTNTAGDVEAVYYNPDAPDSAVAALRTASQITLPYTAISYPDTNYLVGAVNSASETISFYFRRDSSTSRTDDFVLYRRVNNLDPEVVATNVVRTTGVPFFEYFRVSTSAAGVQTMSQVTAASLPWRHTRPIHLANNDTGSFALIDSVRAVRVNFTVINGQTGVNARTRALSRLIRLPNMGLVNTRSCGDQPIFTSTVTGTATFASDSVTRITRLTWLRSIDELSGERDVERYVVWRRTAAVADWGDPYVVLPGGDSLYVYSDASVTSGDSLYYAVSAQDCTPSLSSQQTSSLVVIP, from the coding sequence ATGACTGCATCCCGGTTGCGCCAGCGCCGCGGCATGACGCTCATCGAGATGATCGTCTCGCTCCTCATCTTCTCGTTCGTCACCGCCGGCGCGATGCTCCTCCTCAAGTCCGAGAGTCGCAGCTTCTCGCTCGGCTCGGAGCGCGTGGCGATGTACCAGAACGGGCGCTTCGCGATCAATGAGATGGAGAAGGACCTCCGGACGTCCGGGGCGGGCGCGCCGGACATCCAGCCGCAGCTGATCTACATCGCCGACAGCGTGATCGTCTTCAACGCGAACTACTGGACGAACACCGCGGGCGACGTCGAGGCGGTGTACTACAATCCGGACGCACCGGACAGTGCGGTCGCCGCCTTGAGGACGGCCTCGCAGATCACCCTGCCGTACACGGCGATCAGCTATCCCGACACGAACTACCTCGTCGGCGCGGTCAACTCGGCGTCGGAGACGATCAGCTTCTACTTCCGTCGCGACTCCAGCACGAGCCGGACCGACGACTTCGTCCTGTACCGGCGCGTCAACAACCTCGACCCCGAGGTGGTCGCGACGAACGTCGTGCGGACCACCGGTGTTCCCTTCTTCGAGTACTTCCGCGTCTCGACGTCGGCGGCCGGCGTGCAGACGATGTCGCAGGTCACCGCCGCGTCGCTCCCCTGGCGGCACACGCGCCCTATCCACCTCGCGAACAACGACACCGGCAGCTTCGCGCTCATCGACAGCGTGCGCGCGGTCCGCGTGAACTTCACGGTGATCAACGGCCAGACCGGCGTCAACGCCCGCACGCGCGCGCTCTCGCGGCTCATCCGGCTCCCCAACATGGGCCTCGTCAACACGCGCAGCTGCGGCGACCAGCCGATCTTCACCTCGACGGTGACGGGCACCGCCACGTTCGCGTCGGACAGCGTCACGCGCATCACGCGGCTGACGTGGCTCCGGTCGATCGACGAGCTGTCCGGCGAGCGTGACGTCGAGCGCTACGTGGTCTGGCGTCGCACGGCCGCGGTGGCCGACTGGGGCGACCCCTATGTCGTGCTCCCGGGCGGTGACTCGCTCTACGTCTACAGCGATGCGAGCGTCACGAGCGGCGACTCGCTGTATTACGCCGTGTCGGCGCAGGACTGCACGCCTTCCCTGTCCTCGCAGCAGACCAGCAGCCTGGTCGTGATCCCTTGA
- a CDS encoding zinc-dependent metalloprotease — protein sequence MSLVRSVRALGALCWFAATALAAQEAPFIGVRVDADRNKVLLEIPATRLDQDLMHQSVLATGGGNGALGLDRGQTGGSAIIRFERRGKRVVVTRDNQSVRAIGASEATARAATEAFPTSVVASFPIESEANGTLVVDATSFFLSDTYGIAEGIRRAQGGNARVDANRSWIEASRTKAFPINTEIHAVLTFGIDNPGAALRRAAPDAASPTFEVHHSLVQLPSAEGFRPRRGDARSGLFGTSFQDFAQGFDELYRGGYANRWRLVPKDPAAYLRGELSEPVTPVVYYLDPGIPEPYRTAFLQGGNWWGTVFEAAGWKNGFQVKELPAGADPMDARYNLIYWVHRAGPGPSVGPSFSDPRTGEIVRTVVRMDAWRSQIDYNIYAGLLPAAGPNGHNVAPEEFAMMRRRQHVAHEIGHTIGFGHNYIAHVSDRASVMDYPFPLITVDARGTLDLSKAWRPFAGGWDSLAVRYGYTWYPDADAEAKGLDAIVAEGLRRNLRFVGDQHADAAGSIPEVTRWVEGRTMFEAVERTSAVRRVGIEKFDESAIKPGEPLYLLNMRFAHVYLHHRYSLEGLVKYLGGMDFRYAYRGDGQPPTTIVPAAQQRRALGMALDALEPSALAVPERVQALMVPLPPGGDPQFMWLETAAGTAFDEISLAGGLATEVIEGLLHRERLARVVLFRARDAQNPSLDEVLQAIVDRTWGAPPSADPHVQSLRRTVQRVVLNTLLDRAGDKEALPDVRQVAEMHLSQLAERINAMTTGAPADRALRLTAKREIERYFYGEDDPAKRTRFTVIPLPWP from the coding sequence ATGTCCCTCGTCCGCTCCGTCCGCGCCCTTGGCGCGCTCTGCTGGTTCGCTGCCACTGCGCTCGCCGCGCAGGAGGCGCCGTTCATCGGCGTGCGCGTCGACGCCGACCGCAACAAGGTCCTCTTGGAGATCCCGGCGACCCGCCTGGACCAAGACCTCATGCACCAGAGCGTCCTCGCGACCGGCGGGGGCAATGGGGCGCTGGGTCTCGATCGCGGCCAGACGGGCGGCAGCGCGATCATCCGCTTCGAGCGGCGCGGCAAGCGCGTCGTCGTCACGCGCGACAACCAGAGCGTGCGCGCGATCGGCGCCAGCGAGGCGACGGCACGCGCGGCGACCGAGGCATTCCCGACGTCGGTCGTCGCGTCCTTCCCGATCGAGAGCGAGGCCAACGGCACGCTCGTGGTGGACGCCACGAGCTTCTTCCTCTCCGACACGTACGGGATCGCCGAGGGGATCCGGCGCGCGCAGGGGGGCAACGCGCGCGTCGACGCGAATCGCAGCTGGATCGAGGCGTCCCGGACGAAGGCCTTCCCGATCAACACCGAGATCCATGCGGTGCTGACCTTCGGCATCGATAACCCCGGCGCCGCCCTGCGCCGCGCCGCGCCGGATGCGGCCTCGCCGACCTTCGAGGTGCACCACTCGCTCGTCCAGCTGCCGTCCGCCGAGGGCTTCCGTCCGCGGCGCGGCGATGCGCGGTCCGGACTGTTCGGCACGAGCTTCCAGGACTTCGCGCAGGGCTTCGACGAGCTCTACCGCGGCGGGTACGCCAACCGCTGGCGCCTGGTCCCCAAGGACCCGGCCGCGTATCTGCGGGGTGAGCTCAGCGAGCCGGTCACTCCGGTCGTCTACTATCTCGATCCGGGGATCCCCGAGCCGTATCGCACGGCGTTCCTGCAGGGTGGCAACTGGTGGGGCACCGTCTTCGAGGCGGCCGGATGGAAGAACGGCTTCCAGGTGAAGGAGCTCCCGGCGGGCGCGGATCCGATGGACGCGCGCTACAACCTCATCTACTGGGTGCACCGCGCCGGCCCTGGTCCCTCGGTCGGCCCGTCGTTCTCCGATCCGCGCACCGGCGAGATCGTCCGCACGGTGGTGCGCATGGACGCCTGGCGCTCGCAGATCGACTACAACATCTACGCGGGACTGCTTCCCGCGGCCGGCCCGAACGGGCACAACGTCGCGCCGGAGGAGTTCGCGATGATGCGGCGTCGCCAGCACGTCGCGCACGAGATCGGGCACACGATCGGATTCGGGCACAACTACATCGCGCACGTCTCGGATCGCGCCTCGGTGATGGACTATCCGTTCCCGCTCATCACCGTCGACGCCCGCGGCACGCTCGACCTCTCGAAGGCGTGGCGGCCATTCGCCGGCGGCTGGGACTCGCTCGCGGTGCGCTATGGCTACACCTGGTATCCCGACGCCGATGCCGAGGCGAAGGGCCTCGACGCGATCGTCGCCGAAGGGCTGCGCCGCAACCTGCGATTCGTCGGGGACCAGCACGCCGATGCCGCGGGGTCGATCCCCGAGGTGACGCGCTGGGTCGAGGGTCGCACGATGTTCGAGGCGGTGGAGCGCACGAGCGCCGTCCGGCGCGTGGGCATCGAGAAGTTCGACGAGTCCGCGATCAAGCCGGGCGAGCCGCTCTACCTGCTCAACATGCGCTTCGCGCATGTCTATCTCCACCATCGCTACTCGCTCGAGGGCTTGGTGAAGTACCTCGGCGGGATGGATTTCCGCTACGCGTACCGCGGGGACGGCCAGCCGCCCACGACGATCGTTCCCGCCGCGCAGCAGCGCCGCGCGCTGGGGATGGCCCTCGATGCGCTCGAGCCCTCCGCGCTCGCGGTGCCGGAGCGCGTGCAGGCGCTCATGGTCCCGCTCCCGCCCGGAGGCGATCCGCAGTTCATGTGGCTGGAGACGGCCGCCGGGACCGCGTTCGACGAGATCTCGCTCGCTGGCGGCCTTGCCACCGAGGTGATCGAAGGACTGCTGCACCGGGAGCGCCTGGCGCGTGTCGTGCTCTTCCGCGCCCGCGACGCGCAGAACCCGTCGCTCGACGAGGTGTTGCAGGCGATCGTCGACCGCACCTGGGGCGCGCCACCCTCGGCGGACCCGCACGTGCAGTCCCTGCGCCGCACCGTGCAGCGCGTGGTGCTCAACACGCTCCTCGACCGCGCCGGGGACAAGGAGGCGCTCCCCGACGTGCGGCAGGTCGCGGAGATGCATCTCTCGCAACTGGCCGAGCGCATCAACGCCATGACGACCGGGGCGCCCGCCGACCGCGCGCTGCGGCTCACCGCGAAGCGCGAGATCGAGCGCTACTTCTACGGTGAGGACGATCCGGCCAAGCGGACGCGCTTCACCGTGATCCCGCTCCCCTGGCCCTGA
- a CDS encoding DinB family protein, which yields MASFYDPARRQELLDRLGNLRADRQAAWGKFTAPKMVQHLIESLKMVTGESAPRPRPFPLQFLVRPVVIHLMPWPKGAPTAPELLAGKPTTWEADVAKLRDRIAQLPVPADAAPLPPHPAFGPMSKRDWGVLLYRHLDHHFTQFGI from the coding sequence ATGGCCTCGTTCTACGATCCCGCCCGCCGCCAGGAACTGTTGGACCGGCTCGGCAACCTGCGTGCCGACCGACAGGCCGCCTGGGGGAAGTTCACGGCGCCCAAGATGGTCCAGCACCTCATCGAGTCGCTCAAGATGGTCACCGGCGAGAGCGCGCCCAGGCCGCGCCCGTTCCCGCTGCAGTTCCTCGTGCGCCCGGTCGTGATCCATCTCATGCCGTGGCCCAAGGGCGCCCCCACCGCGCCCGAGCTGCTCGCCGGCAAGCCGACCACCTGGGAGGCCGATGTGGCCAAGCTCCGCGACCGCATCGCGCAGCTGCCCGTGCCGGCGGACGCTGCCCCGCTGCCTCCGCATCCCGCGTTCGGGCCGATGTCCAAGCGGGATTGGGGCGTGCTCCTGTACCGCCATCTCGACCATCACTTCACGCAGTTCGGCATCTGA
- a CDS encoding DUF1648 domain-containing protein has product MRPLRLASWGMLLAMIALAAVTYGGLPDQIPTHIDLNGVADRTARKSVVTWFLLCGIATFVLVFIDFLGTRLPAQPEMLNIPDKERLLALPERFRGPVMREAQLMVDLIAAGTMVILLLVQWEFVRVAAGARGLGVAVVMVASIGLSVGLLLMVTRISAAVDRAHVLWREQGSPAA; this is encoded by the coding sequence ATGCGCCCGCTCCGACTCGCCTCTTGGGGGATGCTCCTCGCGATGATCGCGCTCGCCGCGGTCACGTACGGGGGATTGCCCGACCAGATCCCCACGCACATCGACCTGAATGGCGTCGCCGACCGGACCGCGCGCAAGTCGGTGGTGACGTGGTTCCTCCTCTGCGGCATCGCGACGTTCGTCCTCGTGTTCATCGATTTCCTCGGCACACGGCTGCCGGCGCAGCCGGAGATGCTCAACATCCCGGACAAGGAGCGTCTGCTCGCGCTCCCGGAACGCTTTCGAGGCCCGGTGATGCGCGAGGCGCAGCTCATGGTCGACCTCATCGCGGCCGGCACGATGGTGATCCTGCTGCTGGTGCAGTGGGAGTTCGTGCGGGTCGCCGCCGGCGCCCGCGGCCTCGGTGTGGCGGTCGTGATGGTGGCCTCGATCGGGCTCAGCGTGGGCCTGCTGCTCATGGTCACCCGCATCAGCGCGGCGGTCGACCGCGCGCATGTGCTGTGGCGGGAGCAGGGCTCACCCGCCGCCTGA
- a CDS encoding alkaline phosphatase D family protein, translating into MQRRRFVTDIARYAALCAAVPNDWRLTWRPSFEDDPFTLGVASGDPTGTGAVLWTRLAPRPFEPEGGMPGQRPIVSWEVADDEAFTKVVKRGRYTAAPELAYSVHVEVDGLAPDRWYFYRFRSGDATSPIGRLRTTPADGALTPLRFGVASCQHFEAGHYTALDHLSRESLDLVTHLGDYIYERSGSDGQARKHHGLEIRTVEQYRERYAQYKQDPALQAAHRMCPWLVVWDDHEVDNNYANDVGENVMESAEQMRARRAAGYQAWWEHQPVRVPRARSWADLTIRRTTNWGALARFWMLDTRQYRDDQACGDGTAAVPCGEWANPSRTIMGAEQERWLTDGLGASQARWQVLGQQVPLAPWDGTPGPETRNYMDGWAGYPANRDRLLRTIAEKARDRTVVLTGDVHSNWVHELHEGFDRPDRRVIGAEFVGTSISSGGDGEATWRDANAAMAENPHVKWHTARRGYMVCDVKPDAWTTDYREVAYVSRPGAPVTTPTRWLVEHGKPGVKRL; encoded by the coding sequence ATGCAGCGTCGCCGCTTCGTCACCGACATCGCCCGCTACGCCGCACTCTGCGCGGCGGTCCCGAACGACTGGCGCCTCACCTGGCGCCCGTCGTTCGAGGACGATCCGTTCACGCTCGGGGTGGCGAGCGGCGACCCCACCGGCACGGGCGCGGTGCTCTGGACGCGCCTCGCGCCGCGTCCGTTCGAGCCGGAAGGAGGGATGCCCGGCCAGCGGCCGATCGTGAGCTGGGAGGTCGCGGACGACGAGGCCTTCACGAAGGTCGTGAAGCGCGGCCGGTACACGGCCGCACCGGAGCTCGCCTACAGCGTCCACGTCGAGGTCGACGGACTCGCCCCCGACCGCTGGTACTTCTATCGGTTCCGGTCGGGGGACGCGACGAGCCCGATCGGTCGACTGCGCACCACCCCCGCGGACGGCGCGCTCACGCCGCTCCGCTTCGGCGTGGCCTCCTGCCAGCACTTCGAGGCCGGCCACTACACCGCACTCGACCATCTCTCGCGCGAGTCGCTCGACCTCGTCACGCACCTCGGCGACTACATCTACGAGCGGAGCGGCAGCGATGGCCAGGCGCGAAAGCACCATGGGCTCGAGATCCGCACGGTCGAGCAGTATCGCGAGCGCTACGCGCAATACAAGCAGGATCCGGCGCTGCAGGCTGCGCACCGCATGTGCCCGTGGCTCGTCGTGTGGGACGACCATGAGGTCGACAACAACTACGCGAACGACGTCGGCGAGAACGTGATGGAGTCGGCCGAGCAGATGCGGGCCCGACGCGCGGCCGGCTACCAGGCGTGGTGGGAGCACCAGCCGGTGCGTGTGCCGCGCGCACGGTCTTGGGCCGACCTCACCATCCGCCGCACGACCAACTGGGGCGCGCTGGCCCGCTTCTGGATGCTCGATACGCGGCAGTACCGCGATGATCAGGCCTGCGGGGACGGCACGGCCGCGGTCCCCTGCGGCGAGTGGGCCAATCCGTCGCGCACGATCATGGGAGCGGAGCAGGAGCGGTGGCTCACCGACGGGCTCGGCGCGTCGCAGGCGCGCTGGCAGGTGCTCGGGCAGCAGGTGCCGCTCGCGCCGTGGGATGGCACGCCAGGCCCCGAGACGCGCAACTACATGGACGGATGGGCCGGCTACCCGGCCAACCGGGATCGCCTCCTGCGGACGATCGCCGAGAAGGCGCGCGACCGCACGGTCGTGCTGACGGGCGACGTGCATTCGAACTGGGTGCACGAGTTGCATGAGGGCTTCGACCGCCCCGACCGCCGGGTCATCGGTGCGGAGTTCGTCGGGACGTCGATCTCGTCGGGCGGGGACGGTGAGGCGACCTGGCGTGACGCGAATGCGGCGATGGCCGAGAATCCGCACGTGAAGTGGCACACGGCGCGCCGTGGTTACATGGTCTGCGACGTGAAGCCCGACGCGTGGACCACGGACTACCGCGAGGTCGCGTACGTGTCGCGCCCCGGCGCTCCGGTCACGACGCCCACGCGCTGGCTGGTGGAGCACGGCAAACCGGGCGTCAAGCGGCTCTGA
- a CDS encoding DUF481 domain-containing protein, protein MPRPHSHAHSRLAALALALAALAPVASAQEAPAVVTKITADIGYVAVTGNTQVTTFNIGEKLTQSRGRLSLEQGVGLVYSTQADSVISNYLRTHVRGDFKIDRLLAVFSGVAFDRNTFAGIERRFEEQVGISARLIGSARDTMRVEGGGSFTQQIGTDGIQQNFPSARGALNWRHIFTPAAYFTQTFEYIPNLKETEDWRMNSESGIVAPLSSKIGLKISYVIRYDNLPQPGFSEVDRLFTSGLQITF, encoded by the coding sequence ATGCCCCGTCCGCACTCGCACGCGCACTCGCGCCTCGCCGCGCTGGCCCTGGCGCTCGCCGCCCTTGCCCCCGTCGCCAGCGCTCAGGAGGCTCCGGCGGTCGTCACCAAGATCACCGCCGACATCGGATACGTCGCGGTCACCGGCAACACGCAGGTGACGACGTTCAACATCGGCGAGAAGCTCACGCAGTCCCGTGGCCGCCTCTCGCTCGAGCAGGGCGTGGGGCTCGTCTACTCGACGCAGGCGGACAGCGTCATCTCCAACTATCTCCGCACGCATGTCCGCGGCGACTTCAAGATCGACCGTCTCCTCGCCGTGTTCTCGGGTGTGGCCTTCGACCGCAACACCTTCGCCGGTATCGAGCGCCGCTTCGAAGAGCAGGTCGGCATCTCGGCGCGCCTGATCGGCTCGGCGCGCGACACGATGCGGGTGGAGGGCGGCGGCAGCTTCACGCAGCAGATCGGCACCGATGGCATCCAGCAGAACTTCCCGTCGGCCCGCGGGGCGCTCAACTGGAGGCACATCTTCACGCCGGCCGCTTACTTCACGCAGACCTTCGAGTACATCCCCAACCTCAAGGAGACCGAGGACTGGCGCATGAACTCGGAGTCGGGGATCGTCGCGCCGCTCTCGTCGAAGATCGGCCTCAAGATCTCCTACGTCATCCGGTACGACAACCTGCCGCAGCCGGGGTTCTCCGAGGTCGATCGCCTCTTCACCAGCGGACTCCAGATCACGTTCTGA
- a CDS encoding type II secretion system protein: MLRTGFTIIELLMVMVIFGMIVAFAAPKIDPTRYRVNSSMQVMGTTMLTVQRQAITQQHDIIVRFDTAQHRLRIHEDRDNDGTIDAGEHERSVQIGEGIVFGRGSAPAMAMGNGPVEVVRTIGGLPGIVFHRDGSASEAGGFYVTSVREARDGGHPDDTRAVMVARATGRATWFRYRSDGWIKAF, encoded by the coding sequence GTGCTCAGGACAGGATTCACCATCATCGAACTGCTGATGGTCATGGTCATCTTCGGGATGATCGTGGCCTTTGCCGCGCCGAAGATCGACCCCACGCGCTACCGGGTGAACTCATCGATGCAGGTCATGGGCACGACGATGCTCACCGTCCAGCGGCAGGCGATCACGCAGCAGCACGACATCATCGTCCGCTTCGACACCGCCCAGCACCGGCTCAGGATCCATGAGGACCGGGACAACGACGGCACGATCGACGCGGGCGAGCACGAGCGGTCGGTGCAGATCGGCGAGGGCATCGTCTTCGGCCGCGGCTCGGCGCCGGCGATGGCGATGGGAAACGGCCCGGTGGAAGTGGTCCGCACGATCGGCGGTCTCCCGGGCATCGTCTTCCACCGCGACGGCAGCGCGAGCGAGGCCGGCGGATTCTATGTGACCTCCGTCCGGGAGGCGCGCGATGGCGGCCATCCGGATGACACCCGCGCCGTCATGGTGGCTCGCGCCACCGGACGCGCCACCTGGTTCCGTTACCGGTCCGACGGCTGGATCAAGGCCTTCTGA
- a CDS encoding OsmC family protein has product MIQRNASAQWNGDLKAGNGSIRLGSGAFEGKYSFGTRFEGAPGTNPEELLGAAHAGCFSMAMSLGLAQAGHTPVRIHTTATVRMDRVNEKMTIVGIDLVTEAEVPGIAPEVFQQVAAATKDGCIVSRALASVPMTLVATLK; this is encoded by the coding sequence ATGATCCAGCGCAACGCCTCTGCCCAGTGGAACGGCGACCTCAAGGCCGGCAACGGCTCCATCCGGCTCGGGAGCGGCGCATTCGAGGGCAAGTACTCGTTCGGCACCCGCTTCGAAGGGGCCCCGGGGACCAATCCCGAGGAGCTGCTCGGCGCCGCCCATGCCGGCTGTTTCTCCATGGCCATGTCGCTCGGACTGGCGCAGGCAGGCCACACCCCGGTGCGCATCCACACCACAGCCACGGTCCGGATGGACCGGGTCAACGAGAAGATGACCATCGTCGGGATCGACCTCGTGACCGAGGCCGAGGTGCCCGGCATCGCGCCCGAGGTCTTCCAGCAGGTGGCGGCGGCGACGAAGGACGGGTGCATCGTCTCACGGGCCCTCGCCAGCGTGCCGATGACGCTCGTCGCGACGCTCAAGTAG